A window from Mycolicibacterium tokaiense encodes these proteins:
- the rpmI gene encoding 50S ribosomal protein L35 — protein MPKAKTHSGASKRFRTTGTGKVVRQKANKRHLLEHKATKRTRRLDGRTVVAATDTKRVKAMLNG, from the coding sequence ATGCCCAAGGCAAAGACCCACAGCGGCGCTTCCAAGCGTTTCCGTACCACCGGCACCGGCAAGGTGGTGCGGCAGAAGGCGAACAAGCGCCACCTGCTCGAGCACAAGGCCACCAAGCGCACCCGTCGCCTCGACGGCCGCACCGTTGTGGCTGCCACCGACACCAAGCGTGTCAAAGCCATGCTCAACGGCTAG
- a CDS encoding thioesterase family protein, with protein sequence MTDSIPVGAVGTRTWIVDSTRTIQRGPAEVFSTPNMVLLMEEAAMDALSPFITTSQETVGSTVDVAHVAATPVGMTVTATATVTEVDRRRVAFEVEARDEVEVIGRGTHERFVIELDPFVARLAKKNQK encoded by the coding sequence ATGACCGACTCCATCCCGGTGGGCGCCGTGGGCACCCGCACCTGGATTGTGGACAGCACCAGGACGATTCAACGGGGACCGGCCGAGGTGTTCTCCACCCCCAACATGGTCCTGCTGATGGAGGAAGCGGCCATGGACGCGCTCTCTCCGTTCATCACCACCAGCCAGGAGACCGTGGGCAGCACGGTCGACGTCGCACATGTCGCCGCCACTCCGGTCGGCATGACGGTCACGGCCACAGCGACGGTCACCGAGGTCGACCGTCGCCGAGTGGCGTTCGAGGTCGAGGCGCGCGACGAGGTCGAGGTGATCGGCCGTGGAACGCATGAACGCTTCGTCATCGAGCTGGACCCCTTCGTGGCACGTCTTGCCAAGAAGAATCAAAAGTGA
- a CDS encoding acetate--CoA ligase family protein, translating into MNDDNISALFSPSSVAIVGLSDRKGSVGAGSLANLRRFGYRGDIWGVHPKRTEISGVPCYPSLGDGPAVPDAVIICIGGESVVTAAQEAGKLGVKAAVTYASGFAEVAGGDALQQQLTDICLADDIALAGPNCLGVFSPAHRSALYYSTLPEDMAPGNVALLSHSGSICIAMVSCGRFEFSHVVSAGNEAVLDAGAFLSHFAADPGVQVIALVVETVRDVESFRSGALAAAAAGKPVVCLKLGRTDVGAKAAAAHTGALVGSYHEFLAFAESLGVVVVGDLDEMTETIELFSRGAVPTGGGLAILSLSGGENSLVSDLATDAGITFPELTEPTVAQLRAVLPDFANPRNPLDATGTAVHDGDMYRAALRALTADPGVGLIGVGLDAPTGLDRPHAHNYARIAGDVAQVAAETDKPIFFLSSVGAEIDPLVRGALGPVPGLQGIREGMVAAGAALAYPGLVDRARARQAAAESAESVVPIELPGLTPRDLVSAYGLPVPGGELVTDAQAAAAAAQRMGFPVALKVSSPDITHKTEVGGVVLGIGSADEMRAAFAAMQAAVGAGAPAARVDGYLVEEMVAPGVELLVSLRRTAFGMLVTVGLGGILVELIGSAASALAPLTEGDIDTLLRDSRAAEFLAGVRGAPAADEAQFRALLVTLNHLAASLDDRVTEVEFNPVTVLQKGLRIIDVVITADAS; encoded by the coding sequence GTGAACGACGACAACATTTCAGCTCTGTTCTCGCCGTCCTCGGTGGCCATTGTCGGTCTGTCGGACCGCAAGGGCTCCGTGGGCGCCGGTTCGCTGGCCAACCTACGCAGGTTCGGCTACCGCGGCGACATCTGGGGTGTGCATCCCAAGCGCACCGAGATATCCGGGGTGCCGTGTTACCCCTCATTGGGCGACGGTCCGGCGGTGCCCGACGCGGTGATCATCTGCATCGGCGGTGAAAGCGTGGTGACCGCCGCCCAGGAAGCGGGAAAGCTCGGTGTGAAAGCCGCGGTCACGTACGCTTCCGGCTTCGCCGAGGTGGCCGGGGGCGATGCGCTGCAGCAGCAACTCACCGATATCTGCCTCGCCGATGACATTGCCCTGGCCGGCCCCAACTGTCTGGGGGTGTTCTCCCCGGCGCACCGGTCTGCACTCTACTATTCGACTCTCCCGGAGGACATGGCGCCGGGCAATGTGGCGCTCTTGTCGCACTCCGGCTCGATCTGCATCGCCATGGTGTCGTGCGGCCGGTTCGAATTCTCCCATGTCGTGTCGGCCGGCAATGAGGCTGTGCTGGACGCCGGAGCATTCCTGAGCCATTTCGCGGCCGATCCCGGCGTTCAGGTGATCGCTCTGGTGGTCGAGACCGTCAGGGACGTCGAGTCGTTCCGCTCGGGCGCCCTGGCGGCTGCTGCCGCGGGCAAGCCGGTGGTCTGCTTGAAGCTCGGTCGCACGGACGTGGGTGCCAAGGCCGCAGCAGCACACACCGGTGCTCTGGTGGGCAGCTATCACGAATTCCTGGCGTTCGCGGAGTCATTGGGTGTGGTGGTGGTCGGAGACCTCGATGAGATGACCGAGACGATCGAGCTGTTCTCCCGCGGTGCGGTTCCCACCGGCGGCGGGCTGGCCATCCTCAGCCTGTCCGGCGGCGAGAACTCCCTGGTGTCGGATCTGGCCACAGATGCAGGTATCACCTTCCCCGAGCTCACCGAGCCCACCGTGGCTCAGCTGCGGGCAGTGCTGCCGGACTTCGCCAACCCCCGTAACCCGTTGGATGCCACCGGAACGGCGGTACACGACGGCGACATGTACCGCGCCGCCCTGCGCGCGCTGACGGCTGACCCCGGCGTGGGCCTGATCGGAGTGGGGCTCGACGCCCCCACCGGGTTGGATCGTCCGCACGCACACAACTACGCCAGAATCGCCGGCGACGTCGCGCAGGTGGCGGCGGAGACCGACAAGCCCATCTTCTTCCTGTCCAGCGTCGGCGCCGAGATCGACCCCTTGGTCCGCGGAGCATTGGGGCCGGTTCCCGGACTGCAGGGCATCCGGGAAGGCATGGTCGCCGCCGGTGCCGCGCTGGCCTACCCGGGACTCGTCGACCGCGCCCGGGCCCGCCAGGCAGCGGCGGAGTCTGCCGAGTCGGTCGTCCCGATCGAATTGCCCGGGCTGACGCCCCGTGACCTGGTGTCGGCGTACGGGCTGCCGGTGCCCGGTGGGGAACTCGTCACCGACGCCCAGGCTGCGGCAGCCGCGGCGCAGCGCATGGGATTCCCGGTGGCACTCAAGGTGTCATCACCGGACATCACTCACAAGACGGAAGTCGGTGGGGTGGTGCTGGGTATCGGTTCTGCCGACGAGATGCGTGCCGCGTTCGCGGCGATGCAGGCGGCCGTCGGTGCGGGTGCGCCGGCGGCACGGGTCGACGGGTACCTCGTCGAGGAGATGGTGGCGCCCGGAGTGGAACTCTTGGTGTCCCTGCGGCGGACGGCATTCGGCATGCTCGTCACGGTCGGATTGGGCGGCATTCTGGTCGAACTCATCGGCTCCGCCGCCAGTGCGCTGGCGCCGCTGACCGAAGGGGACATCGACACCCTGCTGCGCGACTCGCGCGCCGCGGAGTTCCTCGCCGGCGTGCGCGGTGCCCCCGCGGCCGATGAGGCACAGTTCCGAGCCCTCCTGGTGACACTGAACCATCTAGCGGCCTCGCTGGACGACCGCGTCACCGAGGTCGAATTCAATCCGGTCACCGTCTTGCAGAAAGGCCTACGCATCATCGATGTAGTGATCACCGCCGACGCATCGTAG
- a CDS encoding nuclear transport factor 2 family protein has protein sequence MTGGRGVDVFGKRLLYAAFTGCVAITMAACGTSTTPDAPVPQALERLREAINSGDPQQVANCFTPDFRSELPHHPERSFTGTDQVLENWTAMYALAPNLNARILRTATHDDELWSEWEMTGTKTSGEPVTFIGPVIATTRDGLISSVRFYLDRVDQPTG, from the coding sequence ATGACCGGTGGAAGGGGCGTGGACGTGTTCGGCAAGAGGCTTCTGTACGCGGCATTCACCGGCTGTGTCGCGATCACCATGGCGGCGTGCGGCACCAGCACAACGCCCGACGCGCCCGTCCCGCAGGCGCTCGAGCGGCTGCGGGAAGCCATCAACTCCGGTGATCCGCAACAGGTGGCGAACTGCTTCACCCCCGACTTCCGCTCTGAGCTGCCCCACCACCCCGAACGCAGCTTCACCGGCACCGATCAGGTTCTGGAAAACTGGACGGCGATGTACGCGCTGGCGCCGAACCTCAACGCCAGGATCCTGCGCACCGCAACCCACGACGACGAGCTGTGGTCGGAGTGGGAGATGACGGGCACCAAGACCTCGGGTGAGCCGGTCACGTTCATCGGCCCGGTCATCGCCACCACCCGAGACGGGCTGATCTCTTCGGTGCGGTTCTATCTCGACCGCGTTGATCAGCCGACCGGCTGA
- the rplT gene encoding 50S ribosomal protein L20, whose protein sequence is MARVKRAVNAQKKRRTVLKASKGYRGQRSRLYRKAKEQQLHSLTYAYRDRRARKGEFRKLWISRINAAARANDITYNRLIQGLNLAGVEVDRKNLSEIAISDPAAFTALVEVAKAALPADVNAPAGEAA, encoded by the coding sequence ATGGCACGCGTCAAGCGCGCAGTCAACGCCCAGAAGAAGCGGCGCACAGTACTCAAGGCGTCCAAGGGCTACCGCGGACAGCGGTCACGCCTGTACCGCAAGGCCAAAGAGCAGCAGCTGCACTCGCTGACCTACGCGTACCGGGATCGCCGGGCCCGCAAGGGTGAGTTCCGCAAGCTGTGGATCTCGCGGATCAACGCTGCGGCCCGCGCCAACGACATCACCTACAACCGCTTGATCCAGGGTCTGAACCTGGCCGGCGTCGAGGTGGACCGCAAGAACCTGTCGGAGATCGCCATCAGCGATCCCGCCGCGTTCACCGCTCTGGTCGAGGTGGCCAAGGCCGCGCTGCCCGCGGATGTCAACGCTCCTGCCGGAGAAGCTGCCTGA
- a CDS encoding DUF1844 domain-containing protein translates to MTEDPRIAADADPAEVRELAEVPAVEVITRSAVMLMSAAAEKLGLSHPDPDDSPFRDLDEARRLITALAGLVTASVEYLGPHAGPVRDGLKSLQLAFREASAHPDEPGKGPGEKYTGPVW, encoded by the coding sequence ATGACCGAAGATCCCAGAATCGCTGCAGACGCCGATCCAGCCGAGGTGCGCGAGCTCGCCGAGGTGCCCGCAGTCGAGGTGATCACCAGGTCAGCGGTGATGCTCATGAGTGCCGCCGCCGAGAAGCTCGGACTGTCCCATCCCGATCCCGACGACAGCCCGTTCCGCGATCTGGACGAGGCGCGCCGGCTCATCACCGCGCTGGCCGGCCTGGTGACCGCCTCCGTCGAGTATCTGGGCCCCCACGCCGGTCCGGTCCGCGACGGTCTCAAGAGTCTGCAGCTGGCGTTTCGCGAAGCCAGCGCCCACCCCGACGAGCCGGGCAAAGGTCCCGGCGAGAAGTACACCGGCCCGGTCTGGTAG
- the lysX gene encoding bifunctional lysylphosphatidylglycerol synthetase/lysine--tRNA ligase LysX: protein MTLVDRPVHKTPARFSWVPAAAGWTVGVIATLSLLASVSPLVRHIIRIPREFVDDYIFNFPDTSFAWAFVLALLAAALAARKRIAWWILVLYMLAATLVNIAELLTGGEPVGEEIGEVIGLVFHAAAIVFLIVAHRQFWARVRRAALVKAAGTLLAGMALGIGIGWGLLELFPGTLERDYRLAYALNRVVAFAGVDSGAFDGQHPSVIINALLGLFGALALMVAAVVLFRSQQADNALTGEDESAIRGLLEVFGKNDSLGYFATRRDKSVVFAPDGRAAITYRVEVGVCLASGDPVGDPRAWPAAIDAWLRLCEAYGWAPGVMGASAQAAQAFRDAGLHALELGDEAILYPDRYKLSGPDMKPVRQAVTRARRAGLTVRIRRHRELSAEELTQVIERADEWRDTNTERGFSMALGRLGDPADADCLLVEAVQGDQTVAMLSLVPWGSNGVSLDLMRRSRQSPNGTVELMVSELCLQGENFGITRISLNFAMFRSAFEEGAQLGAGPVARLWRGLLVFFSRWWQLETLYRSNMKYQPEWVPRFACYEDARLIPRVGVASVIAEGFLVLPFTRRTEQHTGQHSAVPAALANTGALHDDGSTPGAAALPADPTQESGTPRLPEQVRVRMAKLKWLQDNGIDAYPVGQEPSHTVASALAETDGTEVTVAGRILRLRDYGGVLFAQVRDWSGETQVLLDNSALATAEFTAAIDLGDLVEVSGVMGVSRTGTRSVLVASWRLIGKCLRPLPDKWKGLTDQEARVRARYVDLAINTEARDLIRARSQVLHAIRETLFDKGFLEVETPILQQIHGGANARPFTTHINAYDLDLYLRIAPELYLKRLCVGGVERVFELGRAFRNEGVDFSHNPEFTLLEAYQAHADYLVWIDGCRELIQNAAMAANGAHVIMRPGPDGTLEPVDISGQWAVKTVHDAVSDALGEHIDVDTDVPALRRLCDAAAIPYQTHWDAGAVVLEMYEHLVEDRTEAPTFYTDFPASVSPLTRPHRSKPGVAERWDLVAWGVELGTAYSELTDPVLQRRRLHEQSMLAAGGDPEAMELDEDFLQALEYAMPPTGGLGMGVDRIVMMITGRSIRETLPFPLAKPR, encoded by the coding sequence ATGACCCTCGTCGACCGCCCGGTCCACAAGACGCCTGCCCGCTTCAGCTGGGTCCCCGCGGCGGCCGGGTGGACCGTCGGCGTCATCGCCACGCTCTCGCTGCTGGCCAGCGTCTCGCCGCTGGTCAGACACATCATCCGGATCCCGCGGGAGTTCGTCGACGATTACATTTTCAACTTCCCCGACACCAGCTTCGCCTGGGCGTTCGTGCTGGCGCTGCTGGCCGCGGCACTGGCCGCCCGCAAACGCATCGCCTGGTGGATCCTGGTGCTGTACATGCTCGCTGCGACGCTGGTGAACATCGCCGAACTGCTCACCGGTGGCGAACCGGTGGGCGAGGAGATCGGCGAGGTGATCGGTCTGGTGTTCCACGCCGCCGCGATCGTCTTCCTGATCGTCGCCCACCGGCAATTCTGGGCGCGGGTGCGCCGGGCCGCGCTGGTCAAGGCCGCGGGAACCCTGTTGGCCGGGATGGCACTGGGGATCGGCATCGGGTGGGGCCTGCTCGAGCTGTTCCCCGGAACGCTGGAGCGCGACTACCGCCTGGCCTATGCGCTGAACCGGGTGGTGGCCTTCGCCGGAGTCGACAGCGGCGCCTTCGACGGGCAACACCCCAGCGTCATCATCAACGCCCTGCTCGGCCTGTTCGGAGCACTGGCGCTGATGGTCGCCGCGGTGGTGCTCTTCCGGTCGCAGCAAGCCGACAACGCACTGACCGGCGAGGACGAGTCGGCCATCCGCGGCCTGCTCGAGGTCTTCGGCAAGAACGACTCACTCGGCTACTTCGCCACCCGCCGCGACAAATCGGTGGTCTTCGCTCCGGACGGCCGGGCGGCCATCACCTACCGGGTCGAGGTCGGGGTGTGTCTGGCCAGTGGGGATCCGGTGGGCGATCCCCGCGCCTGGCCGGCCGCCATCGACGCGTGGCTGCGGCTGTGTGAGGCCTACGGGTGGGCCCCCGGGGTGATGGGCGCCAGCGCCCAGGCCGCGCAGGCCTTCCGCGACGCCGGCCTGCACGCACTCGAACTCGGCGACGAAGCCATCCTGTACCCGGACCGCTACAAGCTGTCCGGCCCGGACATGAAGCCGGTGCGCCAGGCCGTCACCCGCGCACGCCGTGCCGGGCTGACGGTGCGGATCCGTCGGCACCGCGAGCTGTCCGCCGAGGAACTCACGCAGGTGATCGAACGCGCCGACGAATGGCGCGACACCAACACCGAACGCGGGTTCTCCATGGCCCTGGGCCGCCTCGGTGATCCCGCCGACGCCGACTGCCTGCTGGTGGAGGCGGTGCAGGGTGACCAGACCGTCGCGATGCTGTCACTGGTCCCGTGGGGCAGCAACGGCGTGTCCCTGGACCTGATGCGCCGATCCCGCCAATCTCCCAACGGCACCGTCGAACTGATGGTCAGCGAGTTGTGTCTGCAGGGCGAGAATTTCGGCATCACACGGATCTCGCTGAACTTCGCGATGTTCCGTTCGGCGTTCGAGGAGGGTGCGCAGTTGGGCGCCGGACCGGTGGCCCGCCTGTGGCGGGGGCTGCTGGTCTTCTTCTCCCGCTGGTGGCAGCTGGAGACGCTCTACCGCTCGAACATGAAATACCAGCCGGAATGGGTGCCGCGGTTCGCGTGCTACGAGGACGCCCGGCTGATCCCGCGGGTGGGTGTGGCGTCGGTGATCGCCGAAGGCTTCCTGGTGCTGCCCTTCACCCGCCGCACCGAACAACACACCGGCCAGCACTCGGCGGTGCCCGCGGCACTGGCGAACACCGGCGCACTGCACGACGACGGCAGCACCCCCGGCGCGGCGGCGCTGCCTGCGGACCCGACCCAGGAGTCCGGTACGCCGCGGCTGCCGGAACAGGTGCGGGTCCGGATGGCGAAGCTGAAGTGGTTGCAGGACAACGGCATCGACGCCTATCCCGTAGGTCAGGAACCCAGCCACACCGTGGCCTCCGCGCTGGCCGAGACCGATGGCACCGAGGTCACCGTGGCCGGGCGGATCCTGCGACTGCGCGACTACGGCGGTGTGTTGTTCGCCCAGGTGCGCGACTGGTCGGGCGAGACGCAGGTCCTGCTGGACAATTCCGCGCTCGCCACCGCCGAGTTCACCGCCGCCATCGATCTCGGCGATCTGGTCGAGGTGAGCGGCGTGATGGGCGTGAGCCGCACCGGCACCCGCTCGGTTCTGGTGGCATCGTGGCGGCTGATCGGCAAGTGCCTGCGCCCGCTGCCGGACAAGTGGAAGGGCCTGACCGACCAGGAAGCGCGGGTGCGGGCGCGGTACGTGGACCTGGCCATCAACACCGAAGCCCGCGACCTCATCCGGGCTCGCAGCCAGGTGCTGCACGCCATCCGGGAGACGTTGTTCGACAAGGGTTTCCTGGAGGTCGAGACCCCGATCCTGCAGCAGATCCACGGCGGGGCCAACGCCCGCCCATTCACCACGCACATCAACGCCTACGACCTCGATCTGTACCTGCGGATCGCACCGGAGCTGTATCTCAAACGGCTCTGCGTCGGCGGCGTGGAGCGGGTGTTCGAACTGGGCCGCGCGTTCCGCAACGAGGGAGTGGACTTCAGCCACAACCCCGAGTTCACCCTGCTGGAGGCCTATCAGGCGCACGCCGACTACCTGGTGTGGATCGACGGCTGCCGCGAGTTGATCCAGAACGCGGCGATGGCCGCCAACGGCGCCCACGTGATCATGCGCCCGGGCCCGGACGGCACCCTGGAACCTGTTGACATCTCCGGGCAGTGGGCGGTCAAGACGGTGCACGACGCGGTGTCGGACGCACTGGGCGAGCACATTGACGTCGACACCGACGTGCCCGCACTGCGCAGGCTCTGCGACGCCGCCGCCATCCCGTACCAGACCCATTGGGACGCCGGAGCGGTGGTGCTCGAGATGTACGAGCATCTGGTGGAAGACCGCACCGAGGCACCCACCTTCTACACCGACTTCCCTGCCTCGGTGTCCCCGCTGACCCGCCCGCACCGCAGCAAGCCGGGTGTGGCCGAGCGGTGGGATCTGGTGGCGTGGGGGGTCGAGCTGGGCACCGCCTACAGCGAGCTCACCGACCCGGTGCTGCAGCGGCGGCGGCTGCACGAACAGTCGATGCTGGCCGCCGGCGGTGATCCCGAGGCGATGGAACTGGACGAGGACTTCCTGCAGGCCCTGGAATACGCGATGCCGCCGACCGGTGGTCTCGGCATGGGGGTGGACCGCATCGTCATGATGATCACCGGGCGCAGCATCCGCGAAACCCTGCCGTTCCCCCTGGCCAAACCCCGCTGA
- a CDS encoding ABC transporter permease has protein sequence MLLYVLRRIAQAMLVLWAAFTLAFLILFIMPSDPVRLVLNSGGAGNVAATVSPEQIAAINAQFGFDRPLVVQYFSALGNALQGDFGTSLQTRQPVVDEIAAVLPGTLTLAALALIFAVLWGTTLAVLSTYTRMSWLRQILLSLPSVGASVPAFWLGLLLIQLFSFQLGWFPPMGNNGWKSLVMPMLTLSLPVGAAIAQILARSLRTAMAQPYVVTARAKGASRIRVLLHHAVRNAAIPPLTVMGLLVGQLIAGSVVTETVFSRTGLGRLVVSAVNRQDIPVVLGVVVLSALIFVITSLIVDLVYSVIDPRVNVRSLTRV, from the coding sequence GTGCTTCTTTACGTACTCCGGCGAATAGCGCAGGCAATGCTCGTCCTCTGGGCGGCCTTCACCCTCGCATTCCTGATCCTGTTCATCATGCCGTCTGACCCGGTACGGCTGGTGCTCAACTCCGGTGGTGCCGGCAATGTCGCCGCCACGGTCTCACCCGAGCAGATCGCGGCCATCAACGCGCAGTTCGGTTTCGACCGTCCGCTGGTGGTGCAGTACTTCTCCGCCTTGGGCAACGCCCTTCAGGGAGACTTCGGCACGTCGTTGCAGACGCGGCAGCCGGTGGTTGACGAAATCGCCGCTGTTCTTCCCGGCACCCTCACGCTCGCGGCGCTCGCACTGATCTTCGCGGTGCTCTGGGGTACCACCTTGGCAGTGTTGAGTACCTACACCCGCATGAGCTGGCTGCGCCAGATCCTGCTGTCGTTGCCGTCGGTCGGGGCGTCGGTGCCGGCATTCTGGTTGGGCCTGCTCCTCATTCAGCTGTTCTCGTTTCAGCTCGGGTGGTTCCCGCCGATGGGCAACAACGGTTGGAAGAGCCTGGTCATGCCGATGTTGACGCTTTCGCTTCCCGTCGGTGCTGCGATAGCACAGATCCTGGCGCGCAGTCTGCGGACCGCGATGGCGCAGCCGTACGTCGTGACGGCACGGGCCAAAGGCGCCTCCCGCATCCGGGTGCTGCTGCACCATGCCGTACGCAACGCGGCCATCCCGCCGCTGACCGTGATGGGGTTGCTGGTGGGTCAGCTCATTGCCGGATCGGTGGTCACCGAAACGGTGTTCTCGCGGACCGGACTCGGCAGGCTGGTCGTCTCTGCGGTCAACCGCCAGGACATTCCCGTGGTCCTGGGCGTTGTGGTCCTCTCAGCGCTGATCTTCGTGATCACCAGCCTGATCGTCGACCTCGTGTACTCCGTGATCGATCCGCGGGTCAACGTGCGATCCCTGACTCGCGTCTGA
- the infC gene encoding translation initiation factor IF-3 has protein sequence MTWFHFCLSVYDSGTNQGGPISTETRINERIRVPEVRLIGPGGEQVGIVRIEDALRVAADADLDLVEVAPDAKPPVCKIMDYGKFKYETALKERESRKNQQQTVVKEQKLRPKIDPHDYETKKGHVVRFLEAGSKVKVTIMFRGREQSRPELGFRLLQRLGADVADYGFVETSAKQDGRNMTMVLAPHRGAKTRAKAAQDADTPAPRSGGPAPQPTDNPDTTQQN, from the coding sequence ATGACGTGGTTTCACTTCTGTCTGTCGGTCTACGACAGTGGAACAAACCAGGGAGGCCCCATCAGCACTGAGACTCGCATCAACGAGCGCATCCGCGTACCCGAGGTCCGTTTGATCGGACCGGGTGGCGAGCAGGTTGGCATCGTGCGCATCGAAGATGCTCTGCGCGTAGCCGCCGATGCCGATCTCGACCTCGTCGAAGTGGCGCCAGACGCCAAGCCGCCGGTCTGCAAGATCATGGACTACGGCAAGTTCAAGTACGAGACGGCACTCAAAGAGCGTGAATCTCGCAAGAACCAGCAGCAGACCGTCGTCAAGGAACAGAAGCTGCGTCCCAAGATCGACCCGCACGACTACGAGACCAAGAAGGGTCACGTCGTCCGCTTCCTCGAAGCCGGTTCGAAGGTCAAGGTGACGATCATGTTCCGCGGACGCGAGCAGTCGCGGCCCGAGTTGGGCTTCCGGCTGTTGCAGCGTCTGGGCGCCGACGTCGCCGACTACGGCTTCGTGGAGACGTCCGCCAAGCAGGACGGTCGCAACATGACGATGGTGCTGGCCCCGCACCGCGGTGCCAAGACCCGCGCCAAGGCCGCCCAGGACGCGGACACCCCGGCGCCTCGCTCCGGCGGCCCGGCTCCGCAGCCGACCGACAACCCAGACACCACCCAGCAGAACTGA
- a CDS encoding GntR family transcriptional regulator: MTPSEDLRRARSGDADGGPTTVTQRLVVALRSRILANDLEPGSRIVVDDIRNRYKVSHIPVREALRTLEGEGLISSIPNHGARVTELSADEIDGLYDLRLIIETALIGRACTVKTDEDVAAAKHALDAMNRLDPVGEPVRFQDAHRDFHAALILPATTEVSRQTLEPIWQRVQRYLVQMYRLPVVAPRGMVQHPRIFEAWAAGDQECVSLLAQHLRGGRTQMAKALVVQPCCGSDD; encoded by the coding sequence ATGACCCCGTCTGAGGATCTGCGCCGGGCGCGGTCCGGCGATGCCGACGGCGGCCCCACCACCGTCACCCAGCGCCTGGTGGTGGCACTGCGCAGCCGGATCCTGGCCAACGACCTCGAGCCCGGATCTCGCATCGTCGTCGACGATATTCGCAACCGCTACAAGGTTTCTCACATCCCGGTGCGCGAGGCGCTACGAACCCTCGAAGGAGAGGGACTGATCAGCAGCATCCCCAACCACGGGGCGCGGGTCACCGAACTGAGCGCCGACGAGATCGACGGGCTCTACGATCTGCGGCTCATCATCGAGACCGCGTTGATCGGGCGTGCCTGCACAGTGAAAACCGACGAGGATGTGGCCGCCGCCAAACACGCACTGGATGCCATGAACCGGTTGGACCCGGTGGGCGAGCCGGTCCGATTCCAGGATGCGCACCGAGACTTTCACGCAGCGTTGATTCTGCCGGCCACCACCGAGGTGTCTCGTCAGACCCTGGAACCCATCTGGCAGCGGGTACAGCGCTACCTCGTGCAGATGTACCGCCTGCCGGTCGTCGCGCCGCGCGGCATGGTCCAGCATCCACGGATCTTCGAAGCCTGGGCTGCCGGGGATCAGGAGTGCGTGTCACTGCTCGCCCAGCATCTCCGCGGCGGCCGCACTCAGATGGCAAAAGCGCTTGTGGTGCAACCCTGCTGCGGTTCTGACGACTGA
- a CDS encoding TrmH family RNA methyltransferase translates to MAAASKLQKASERRRAARFLAEGPNLVEASLRRGVVEEVYATEAAWERFAVLLTGAPVQLVTERAAKALSDTVTPVGLVAVCRTPVVDLSAILAASPQLVAVAVETSDPGNAGTLIRLADAMGAAALILAGNSVDPYNPKCLRSSAGSIFTLPVVSISDTLGLIRDLVFAELVVMATTLDGERSLDSLDLSVPTAWLFGSEAHGLPADVAAAADVRVTIPMSGGAESLNVAAAAAICLYQSAAAHRAGG, encoded by the coding sequence GTGGCTGCAGCGAGCAAGCTGCAGAAAGCCTCCGAACGTCGCCGCGCCGCACGCTTTCTCGCCGAAGGTCCCAACCTCGTCGAGGCATCGCTGCGGCGCGGTGTCGTTGAGGAGGTGTACGCCACCGAGGCTGCGTGGGAGCGCTTCGCGGTGCTGCTGACCGGTGCACCCGTTCAGCTGGTCACCGAGCGTGCCGCAAAAGCGTTGTCCGACACGGTGACTCCGGTGGGCTTGGTGGCGGTGTGCCGCACGCCTGTGGTCGATCTGTCGGCCATTCTGGCGGCGTCGCCGCAGCTGGTGGCCGTTGCGGTGGAGACCTCTGATCCCGGTAATGCGGGGACGTTGATCCGGCTGGCCGACGCCATGGGTGCCGCCGCGCTGATCCTGGCCGGCAACAGCGTCGATCCCTACAACCCGAAATGCCTGCGGTCCTCGGCGGGCAGCATCTTCACCCTCCCGGTGGTGTCGATCTCCGACACCCTGGGATTGATTCGCGATCTGGTGTTCGCCGAGCTGGTGGTGATGGCGACGACGCTGGACGGCGAGCGGTCACTGGACTCGTTGGATCTCAGCGTGCCGACCGCCTGGCTGTTCGGCTCCGAGGCGCACGGGCTGCCTGCCGACGTGGCCGCGGCCGCCGATGTGCGGGTGACCATTCCCATGTCCGGGGGAGCCGAGAGCCTCAATGTGGCTGCCGCCGCGGCCATCTGCTTGTATCAGAGTGCCGCCGCGCACCGGGCGGGCGGCTAG